One window from the genome of Nicotiana tomentosiformis chromosome 5, ASM39032v3, whole genome shotgun sequence encodes:
- the LOC104111229 gene encoding dof zinc finger protein DOF3.6 isoform X1, protein MAFSSIPIYLDPPNWQHEFSCKILQQGNHQQQLGVANENPSQLSPAMLPPLAAGGGGGGATDSIRPGSMTERARLAKVTQPETVLKCPRCESTNTKFCYFNNYSLSQPRHFCKTCRRYWTRGGALRNVPVGGGCRRNNKRGTKRSRSKSPIRSEKRYSPITNATTSNNSIPHLPHPTHLSFLSTPNLHNFSGFTSTENGLNFGGSQPQGGTRDQMEVQARFIDQFRFQQMQQFPFFSTFEQPSNNLYQFEAATEYDVGATQNVKVEESKGTNSQGLNLPRNNLGVTNNQFWTNISGYTSTSTSQLL, encoded by the exons ATGGCTTTCTCATCTATTCCCATCTATCTAGATCCTCCCAATTGGCAACATGAG TTCTCTTGCAAAATTTTGCAGCAAGGAAATCACCAACAACAACTTGGAGTCGCAAATGAGAATCCCTCTCAGTTATCACCAGCTATGCTGCCACCTCTGGCAGCTGGAGGAGGAGGTGGCGGCGCAACTGACTCAATTAGGCCTGGCTCGATGACAGAACGAGCCAGGCTAGCAAAAGTAACACAGCCAGAGACGGTCCTAAAATGTCCACGTTGCGAGTCCACTAATACAAAATTTTGTTACTTCAATAATTACAGCCTTTCTCAGCCACGTCATTTCTGCAAGACTTGCCGGAGATATTGGACTAGAGGTGGCGCGCTGAGGAACGTCCCCGTCGGAGGGGGATGCCGGAGGAATAACAAGAGAGGAACTAAAAGAAGTAGATCAAAATCCCCAATTAGAAGCGAAAAAAGATATAGTCCAATTACAAATGCCACAACCTCTAATAATAGTATCCCCCATTTGCCTCACCCAACACATTTGTCATTCTTGAGTACCCCTAATTTGCATAATTTCAGTGGCTTCACATCTACTGAAAATGGCCTCAATTTTGGAGGATCTCAACCTCAAGGTGGTACAAGAGATCAAATGGAAGTCCAAGCCAGATTTATTGACCAATTTAGATTTCAACAAATGCAGCAATTTCCATTTTTCTCCACCTTTGAGCAACCTAGTAATAATTTATACCAATTTGAAGCAGCTACTGAATACGATGTGGGAGCTACACAAAATGTGAAGGTGGAAGAAAGTAAAGGTACTAATAGCCAAGGGCTAAATTTACCAAGAAACAATTTGGGGGTCACAAATAATCAGTTTTGGACAAATATCTCTGGTTATACTTCTACTTCCACTAGCCAGCTATTGTGA
- the LOC104111229 gene encoding dof zinc finger protein DOF3.6 isoform X2, with product MAFSSIPIYLDPPNWQHEQGNHQQQLGVANENPSQLSPAMLPPLAAGGGGGGATDSIRPGSMTERARLAKVTQPETVLKCPRCESTNTKFCYFNNYSLSQPRHFCKTCRRYWTRGGALRNVPVGGGCRRNNKRGTKRSRSKSPIRSEKRYSPITNATTSNNSIPHLPHPTHLSFLSTPNLHNFSGFTSTENGLNFGGSQPQGGTRDQMEVQARFIDQFRFQQMQQFPFFSTFEQPSNNLYQFEAATEYDVGATQNVKVEESKGTNSQGLNLPRNNLGVTNNQFWTNISGYTSTSTSQLL from the exons ATGGCTTTCTCATCTATTCCCATCTATCTAGATCCTCCCAATTGGCAACATGAG CAAGGAAATCACCAACAACAACTTGGAGTCGCAAATGAGAATCCCTCTCAGTTATCACCAGCTATGCTGCCACCTCTGGCAGCTGGAGGAGGAGGTGGCGGCGCAACTGACTCAATTAGGCCTGGCTCGATGACAGAACGAGCCAGGCTAGCAAAAGTAACACAGCCAGAGACGGTCCTAAAATGTCCACGTTGCGAGTCCACTAATACAAAATTTTGTTACTTCAATAATTACAGCCTTTCTCAGCCACGTCATTTCTGCAAGACTTGCCGGAGATATTGGACTAGAGGTGGCGCGCTGAGGAACGTCCCCGTCGGAGGGGGATGCCGGAGGAATAACAAGAGAGGAACTAAAAGAAGTAGATCAAAATCCCCAATTAGAAGCGAAAAAAGATATAGTCCAATTACAAATGCCACAACCTCTAATAATAGTATCCCCCATTTGCCTCACCCAACACATTTGTCATTCTTGAGTACCCCTAATTTGCATAATTTCAGTGGCTTCACATCTACTGAAAATGGCCTCAATTTTGGAGGATCTCAACCTCAAGGTGGTACAAGAGATCAAATGGAAGTCCAAGCCAGATTTATTGACCAATTTAGATTTCAACAAATGCAGCAATTTCCATTTTTCTCCACCTTTGAGCAACCTAGTAATAATTTATACCAATTTGAAGCAGCTACTGAATACGATGTGGGAGCTACACAAAATGTGAAGGTGGAAGAAAGTAAAGGTACTAATAGCCAAGGGCTAAATTTACCAAGAAACAATTTGGGGGTCACAAATAATCAGTTTTGGACAAATATCTCTGGTTATACTTCTACTTCCACTAGCCAGCTATTGTGA